The proteins below are encoded in one region of Segatella copri:
- a CDS encoding zinc-ribbon domain-containing protein has protein sequence MTYCKKCGAMLQPVMKFCTKCGQPIDLQPQAPTQPQGVSKPQRPQPLKAMAPQQPMKPQPMRPQAPGMPPKPMQTQRPVMPQALQTPQASKGMFTNAVRSVANAMIGGALNRQIAEEQRRAVNQQATESQSEIRDARNAQQQAEQAQIAAEREAERSRDRRSMEAVDGVDVVRGRTIWNIQPGEIARKISERELDEIEKLKGIIVQEGCTAIIFANGELVSTLSAGAYLFYKSVEEEQAAIKNAVEKAEKDMAEAEKRERDRKRQAEPTFRQLGIVGEVGRGFNWLGRIIFGEKKGEQKEKAKKRQLDYARILARITQAPILSVYIVSNRFITLTFGGAMNENGELAFQPYTIPMGIHDVQIGVSLQMSISDIHTFATNYLTDRNSVTTRELQQLLNGTIETLLRQELRNQNYESAGLTAETVNVLKEKIRQTINQQVFGIECTQVLNITDSNQDFERFRQVERQLYNTEKELDFMHRTGEFRNRMEVEANSQQISSAQNAEDLRHALQGINKDQLLHDDELEEFVQMLESQKRIRQAKTQEEEFEALEDLRKNRLVKQEEMEVLEDELAHKKIPREEITEIMRIQSQQNIDTARLKAEWALDDSRTDHDWEREDLERRRNWGIEDEERERQWMLEEKEYNRDFNRKAKEDDYDFQQMMRQRELDKEDHLLARNEKLEDDRLAYERNRQEKMDDDQLEANRHQRQMDKLQQMAQMQAQLDQQKYQHEENVATIQSNEQMNRDNHFANMTAEQIRAAQLSHLTGDAQVAMANAYNGEKEAENLRQTAAEKEAMMQQMLQMQHENSNAQMEAMMKMAGMIKDTATGISGAQQSQQQQRINQLEEENRRQQERVDHTQDVAMNNISQVSTAAANNLNAFNGGLGGNTAGSQAAPQQAAPQQELIECQCYNCGHTIHIAPGTPNCPDCGAPFQW, from the coding sequence ATGACATATTGCAAGAAATGCGGCGCAATGCTGCAACCGGTAATGAAATTCTGTACGAAGTGTGGACAACCTATTGACTTGCAACCACAGGCTCCAACCCAGCCACAAGGAGTTAGCAAGCCTCAACGTCCTCAACCACTGAAAGCTATGGCTCCTCAACAGCCTATGAAGCCTCAACCTATGAGACCTCAAGCACCAGGTATGCCCCCAAAACCGATGCAGACTCAGCGCCCAGTAATGCCTCAGGCTCTACAGACTCCACAAGCCAGCAAGGGTATGTTCACCAATGCCGTTCGCTCTGTAGCAAACGCCATGATTGGTGGTGCACTCAATCGCCAGATTGCAGAAGAACAGAGAAGAGCCGTTAACCAGCAAGCTACTGAAAGCCAGTCGGAAATCCGTGATGCCAGAAATGCACAGCAGCAGGCTGAACAGGCACAGATTGCAGCCGAAAGAGAAGCTGAACGTAGCCGCGACCGCCGCAGTATGGAAGCTGTGGATGGTGTTGACGTGGTAAGAGGCAGAACCATCTGGAATATCCAACCAGGAGAAATCGCCCGCAAGATTAGCGAACGGGAACTCGACGAAATAGAAAAACTGAAAGGTATCATCGTTCAGGAAGGTTGCACCGCCATCATTTTTGCCAATGGTGAGCTGGTTTCAACCCTCTCAGCAGGTGCATACCTCTTTTATAAGTCTGTAGAAGAAGAGCAGGCTGCTATCAAGAATGCGGTAGAAAAGGCTGAGAAAGATATGGCTGAAGCCGAAAAGCGTGAACGAGACCGCAAGCGCCAGGCTGAGCCTACCTTCCGCCAGCTCGGTATCGTAGGAGAAGTAGGCCGTGGCTTCAACTGGCTCGGTCGCATCATCTTCGGCGAAAAGAAAGGTGAACAGAAAGAAAAAGCCAAGAAGCGCCAACTGGATTATGCCCGCATCTTAGCCCGCATCACCCAGGCTCCTATCCTGTCGGTCTATATCGTCAGCAACCGTTTCATCACCCTCACCTTTGGTGGAGCAATGAACGAGAATGGCGAACTTGCCTTTCAGCCATACACCATTCCGATGGGCATCCATGATGTGCAGATTGGAGTATCTCTCCAGATGAGCATCAGCGATATTCATACCTTCGCCACCAATTATCTTACCGACCGCAACAGCGTAACAACTAGAGAATTACAGCAGTTGCTCAATGGTACCATAGAAACCCTGTTGCGCCAGGAACTCCGCAACCAGAACTACGAGTCTGCCGGACTGACTGCAGAAACAGTAAATGTACTGAAAGAGAAAATCCGCCAGACGATCAACCAACAGGTATTCGGCATAGAATGCACTCAGGTTCTGAATATCACCGACAGCAACCAGGACTTTGAGCGTTTCCGTCAGGTAGAACGCCAGCTCTATAACACAGAGAAGGAACTCGACTTCATGCACCGCACCGGAGAGTTCCGAAACCGAATGGAAGTTGAGGCCAACTCCCAGCAGATTTCTTCTGCACAAAACGCCGAGGATTTGCGCCATGCCCTCCAGGGCATCAACAAAGACCAGTTGCTCCACGATGATGAGTTGGAGGAATTCGTCCAGATGCTCGAAAGTCAGAAGCGCATCCGCCAGGCTAAGACCCAGGAAGAGGAGTTCGAAGCCCTGGAAGACCTCCGCAAGAACCGTCTGGTCAAGCAGGAGGAAATGGAAGTGCTCGAAGATGAACTTGCACACAAGAAGATTCCTCGTGAGGAAATCACGGAAATCATGCGCATCCAGAGCCAGCAGAACATCGACACAGCCCGTCTCAAGGCAGAATGGGCACTCGATGATTCCCGTACCGACCACGACTGGGAACGTGAAGATCTGGAACGCCGCCGCAACTGGGGCATCGAAGATGAAGAGCGTGAACGCCAGTGGATGCTGGAAGAAAAGGAATACAACCGCGACTTCAACCGCAAGGCGAAGGAGGATGATTACGACTTCCAGCAGATGATGCGTCAACGCGAACTGGATAAGGAAGACCACCTCCTGGCACGCAACGAGAAACTGGAAGACGACCGCCTTGCCTATGAGCGCAACCGCCAGGAAAAAATGGACGATGACCAGTTGGAAGCCAACCGCCACCAGCGTCAGATGGACAAGCTGCAGCAGATGGCTCAGATGCAGGCACAGCTCGACCAGCAGAAATATCAGCACGAAGAGAACGTAGCCACCATTCAGAGCAATGAGCAGATGAATCGTGACAACCATTTCGCCAATATGACCGCCGAACAGATTCGTGCCGCACAACTCTCCCACCTCACCGGAGATGCACAGGTAGCTATGGCAAACGCCTATAACGGCGAGAAGGAAGCCGAAAACCTGCGACAGACTGCAGCAGAAAAGGAAGCAATGATGCAGCAGATGCTACAGATGCAACATGAGAACAGCAATGCCCAGATGGAAGCCATGATGAAGATGGCCGGCATGATAAAAGATACAGCCACCGGCATCAGCGGCGCCCAGCAAAGCCAGCAGCAACAGCGCATCAACCAGCTGGAAGAGGAAAACCGACGCCAACAGGAGCGAGTAGATCATACCCAGGATGTGGCTATGAACAACATCTCGCAAGTAAGCACTGCTGCCGCCAACAATCTGAACGCCTTCAATGGCGGACTCGGTGGAAATACAGCAGGAAGCCAAGCAGCTCCACAACAGGCAGCTCCTCAGCAGGAATTGATAGAATGCCAGTGCTACAACTGTGGACACACCATCCACATTGCACCAGGCACTCCAAACTGTCCAGACTGTGGCGCACCTTTCCAATGGTAA
- a CDS encoding leucine-rich repeat domain-containing protein — protein sequence MGLFKKLVGDIAKTVGESLEEVSNEAKKSFQEAREEVRKNIQEAKLNQSNYDDDDDDDNWDYPLTKLSDDDDDIRIQLGTFKNGVLTINEGHTTLGEDALEGYKKIRKVVFPSTLREIDGCFFSEHGHEDYLEEVDFSKVKLLKEIPDCLFENCKRLQEINFPEGVKIIDSEVFDRCTNLRKITFPSTLKSLQSTTYKCKNIEELDLSKVHLLEEIPDNFIGENCKIETLVIPVGVKIVGDEFASSKSIREVYVPYTVEEIGTLNDDEYAPDVYIYTNKLTDIESLCANIKTLYVPEELYVYYAELLKDVDDTEVRLRKMPADKLDFYGTPVPSLTEVDEEDNSAPQMPEQDQDIETPIVEEETEELEDETKDIQDETEEIPTIQKSPGNLFSDGLEELINSVAESDELTDKKKEIVLRRAVKEGEDPDEVEMVLEARFYEKHN from the coding sequence ATGGGATTATTCAAAAAATTAGTCGGTGATATCGCAAAGACAGTAGGTGAAAGCCTGGAAGAAGTTTCAAACGAAGCCAAAAAGAGTTTCCAAGAGGCTCGCGAAGAGGTAAGAAAGAACATCCAGGAAGCAAAGCTGAATCAATCCAACTATGATGATGACGATGATGATGACAATTGGGATTATCCATTAACAAAGTTATCAGATGATGACGATGATATACGAATCCAGTTAGGCACTTTTAAAAATGGCGTTTTAACCATCAACGAGGGACATACAACTCTCGGCGAAGATGCCTTGGAGGGTTATAAGAAAATTAGAAAAGTTGTCTTCCCTTCAACCCTTAGAGAAATTGATGGATGTTTTTTCAGTGAGCATGGACATGAGGACTATCTTGAAGAGGTAGATTTCTCAAAGGTTAAATTATTGAAGGAAATTCCAGACTGTCTGTTTGAAAATTGTAAGAGACTTCAAGAAATAAACTTTCCTGAAGGAGTAAAAATAATAGATAGTGAAGTGTTCGATAGATGCACCAACCTCCGCAAGATAACATTTCCAAGTACCCTAAAGTCGCTCCAAAGCACAACATATAAATGTAAGAATATCGAAGAATTGGATTTGTCCAAGGTTCATCTGTTGGAAGAAATTCCAGATAATTTCATTGGTGAAAATTGCAAGATTGAGACACTTGTCATTCCTGTAGGAGTAAAAATTGTGGGTGATGAATTTGCCTCAAGCAAGAGCATTAGAGAGGTATATGTACCTTACACTGTTGAAGAAATCGGCACTCTCAATGATGACGAATACGCACCTGATGTGTATATCTACACCAATAAACTGACGGATATAGAAAGTCTATGTGCCAATATTAAGACTCTGTATGTACCAGAAGAGTTATATGTCTACTACGCCGAGCTTCTAAAAGATGTTGACGATACAGAAGTTCGTCTTCGTAAGATGCCTGCAGACAAGTTGGATTTCTATGGGACACCTGTTCCATCACTTACCGAAGTGGACGAAGAAGACAATTCTGCTCCTCAGATGCCAGAACAGGATCAAGACATAGAGACACCTATTGTAGAGGAAGAAACTGAGGAGTTAGAGGACGAAACCAAGGATATCCAGGACGAAACCGAAGAGATTCCAACAATACAGAAGTCTCCTGGCAACCTATTCTCTGATGGTCTTGAGGAGCTCATCAATTCTGTAGCAGAAAGCGATGAGCTGACAGACAAAAAGAAGGAGATTGTCTTACGCCGTGCTGTCAAGGAGGGAGAAGATCCTGATGAGGTAGAAATGGTGCTTGAGGCAAGATTCTACGAGAAGCATAATTAA
- a CDS encoding type II toxin-antitoxin system YafQ family toxin: MYKLDTTKRFDKALKLCKKRGYPIEDLRKAIAILAEKGCLPKEYKPHILHGNHEGEWEAHINPDWLLVWEQNDEELTLLMLTTDTHSDVFSKTRR, from the coding sequence ATGTATAAACTTGATACTACTAAGAGATTTGACAAAGCTTTAAAGCTTTGCAAAAAGCGCGGCTATCCCATAGAAGACCTACGAAAAGCCATAGCCATTCTGGCAGAAAAAGGATGCCTGCCAAAAGAATACAAGCCACATATTCTTCACGGAAACCACGAAGGCGAATGGGAGGCTCATATAAATCCAGACTGGCTGCTGGTATGGGAACAGAATGATGAGGAGTTAACACTCCTCATGCTTACTACAGACACACATTCCGACGTTTTTAGTAAAACAAGAAGATAA
- a CDS encoding zinc ribbon domain-containing protein: MYNEQIESLITAALADGVLTDKEKNLLFKKAEAMGIDRDEFELVLEGRLAKRKKEMEAQAPQAAKPAKKKGAIPQELDDLIKEYLTDGIISAKERQVLLNKAQALGLNVDEVDLYIDAQQQKADQAVAAAVNKRRGKTCPYCGSSIPELTDKCPNCGGNITPEASKELEEIIEHLESALVNFKSGEDVDKSKAEVERYARKARMHYGNNSKIQRLLDEVEAESEAAETEAKKNAKKKFWLNIIEKNKKFVLIAIAAIPLFGFIWYEATADARREQAEQEERQEERQAYQEEKAAKNAKDLSYVQNTAKEVNDFLDKGQVDKAANALTMCEASGLGNPLQDNDQATSLYKSLVANVVDAYLDKGKKKKAQNLVISCSSKFDFGKSGLAELFEKLGCDGNYEFK; the protein is encoded by the coding sequence ATGTATAACGAACAAATTGAATCACTTATCACTGCAGCTTTGGCAGATGGTGTATTGACTGACAAAGAGAAGAATCTTCTCTTCAAGAAGGCCGAGGCTATGGGCATCGACCGCGACGAGTTTGAACTGGTACTTGAGGGTCGTCTTGCTAAACGCAAGAAAGAAATGGAAGCACAGGCTCCTCAGGCAGCTAAGCCTGCTAAGAAGAAAGGTGCAATTCCACAGGAGCTTGATGACCTCATCAAAGAGTACCTTACCGACGGCATCATCTCTGCCAAGGAGCGTCAGGTGCTTTTGAATAAAGCACAGGCTCTGGGTTTGAATGTTGACGAGGTTGATCTGTACATTGATGCACAGCAGCAAAAGGCAGATCAGGCTGTAGCAGCTGCTGTGAACAAGCGTCGTGGCAAGACCTGCCCTTACTGCGGTAGCTCTATTCCAGAACTGACCGACAAGTGTCCTAACTGTGGTGGCAACATCACCCCTGAGGCAAGTAAGGAGTTGGAGGAGATTATCGAGCATCTTGAGTCTGCTTTGGTAAACTTCAAGTCTGGAGAAGATGTTGATAAGAGCAAGGCTGAGGTGGAGCGCTATGCTCGCAAAGCAAGAATGCACTATGGTAACAATTCTAAGATACAGCGCTTGCTTGATGAGGTTGAGGCTGAATCAGAAGCAGCAGAGACAGAAGCCAAAAAGAATGCGAAAAAGAAATTTTGGCTAAATATTATCGAAAAAAATAAAAAGTTTGTTTTAATTGCCATTGCTGCCATTCCACTATTTGGATTTATATGGTATGAAGCTACCGCTGATGCAAGAAGAGAACAAGCTGAGCAAGAAGAAAGACAAGAAGAAAGACAAGCTTATCAAGAAGAAAAAGCAGCAAAAAATGCTAAAGATCTCTCATATGTTCAAAATACAGCTAAAGAGGTTAATGACTTTCTTGATAAAGGGCAAGTTGACAAGGCTGCCAACGCACTTACGATGTGTGAGGCTTCAGGTTTAGGCAACCCTCTACAGGATAATGATCAAGCAACTTCTTTGTATAAATCATTGGTTGCAAATGTTGTAGATGCATATCTTGATAAAGGGAAAAAGAAAAAAGCGCAAAATTTAGTTATTTCTTGTAGCTCAAAGTTCGATTTCGGTAAAAGTGGACTAGCTGAATTATTCGAAAAATTGGGATGTGATGGTAATTATGAGTTTAAGTAA
- a CDS encoding GIY-YIG nuclease family protein, whose translation MILLNDILRLPDIKNVKVRFNLNFGTKRPAIDYFTDQTEESKQHMLDGQYWNYARKSNFSNGNITLGFVPIPQKQDCWLLFHIGKIVQDLGIQNGVGYEYEELDEYKEYIGRIVIRFKNHSQNLIRIGENVLPECIVEEILPNVYNNDYFPGYSNVNVSWLSLKNLITKDSWRSALENQKGVYLLVDSNTGKQYVGSAYGEDMILGRWETYIRTCHGGNKLLKELGTDYIKNNFYFTILETFNKDTDDQIIIDRESHWKDVLFTRKFGYNKN comes from the coding sequence ATGATACTACTTAATGATATTCTCAGACTTCCGGATATTAAAAACGTTAAAGTTAGATTTAATTTGAACTTCGGAACCAAAAGACCAGCTATTGATTATTTTACAGACCAAACGGAAGAAAGCAAGCAACATATGCTTGACGGTCAATACTGGAACTATGCAAGAAAAAGCAATTTCTCTAATGGAAACATTACCTTAGGTTTTGTCCCTATCCCTCAAAAACAAGACTGTTGGTTACTATTCCATATAGGAAAGATTGTTCAAGATCTTGGTATTCAAAATGGAGTTGGATATGAATATGAAGAGTTGGATGAATACAAAGAATACATCGGCAGAATTGTTATCCGCTTCAAAAATCATAGTCAAAATCTAATCAGAATAGGAGAAAATGTATTGCCAGAGTGCATAGTTGAAGAGATTCTGCCCAATGTTTACAACAACGACTATTTTCCTGGATATTCCAACGTGAATGTTTCATGGCTATCTCTTAAGAATCTCATCACAAAAGATAGTTGGCGTTCTGCTCTTGAAAATCAAAAAGGAGTGTATCTGTTGGTAGATTCAAATACAGGAAAACAATATGTTGGTTCAGCGTATGGTGAAGATATGATTCTCGGTAGATGGGAAACATACATTCGTACATGCCATGGAGGAAATAAACTTCTAAAGGAATTAGGTACAGACTATATCAAGAATAATTTCTATTTCACAATTCTCGAAACATTCAATAAGGATACTGATGACCAAATCATCATTGATAGGGAATCACATTGGAAAGATGTATTGTTTACAAGAAAATTCGGATATAACAAGAACTAA
- a CDS encoding SPFH domain-containing protein — protein sequence MGFFGFKSSKEVEEEKRQAAEEAARRVEQNNLTNLSNLSKGSQLNFAIPYFDVFDPRLQDYGVPVSVHGAVVYAIEDMDLFHSVNRNEGYSDETFKNKLRGQLTKFIKSVVSNAPSDAQIPAVQIERKIFEISELIQQRVTPQVEKLFGITIRSLDITGINVDKESRGYRELKALTADLEKERMMAQHNAQISNFNLNNDLQQDMLKKQSELNLDAMGRKQELDLGGQEELQRMNLENQRETMRIQREEMQRASRLQTEQTFMGAHQANLNAGVLNNATDNGINAFRQQTMGGMNNMGQMGGAPQMPGQKGMGGAPQMPGMGAAIPQVQYYIGINGQQYGPCDWNKLQQLVQQGQLTQQSYVWKNGMAQWEFAGNVAELAPLFQGTAPQMPGMPPTMPGM from the coding sequence ATGGGATTTTTTGGTTTTAAATCTTCTAAGGAAGTAGAAGAAGAGAAAAGACAGGCTGCCGAGGAAGCAGCGAGAAGAGTGGAACAGAACAACCTGACCAACCTCAGCAACCTGAGCAAGGGAAGTCAGCTGAATTTCGCCATCCCTTATTTTGATGTCTTCGACCCACGTCTGCAAGATTATGGCGTACCAGTATCTGTACATGGTGCCGTAGTATATGCTATCGAGGACATGGATCTCTTCCATAGTGTGAACCGCAATGAGGGTTACAGCGACGAGACTTTCAAGAACAAGCTTCGTGGCCAGCTCACCAAGTTCATCAAGAGTGTAGTTAGCAATGCCCCTTCTGACGCTCAGATTCCTGCAGTTCAGATTGAGCGCAAGATTTTTGAGATTAGCGAACTCATCCAGCAGCGTGTTACTCCACAGGTGGAAAAGCTTTTCGGCATCACCATCCGCAGTCTCGACATCACAGGCATCAACGTAGATAAGGAGAGCCGTGGTTACCGTGAACTCAAAGCCCTCACTGCCGACCTGGAGAAGGAGCGTATGATGGCTCAGCATAATGCCCAGATTTCCAACTTCAACCTCAACAACGACCTTCAGCAGGATATGCTCAAGAAGCAGTCTGAGCTGAATCTCGATGCCATGGGCAGAAAGCAGGAACTCGACCTTGGCGGTCAGGAGGAGTTACAGCGCATGAACTTGGAGAACCAACGTGAAACCATGCGTATTCAGCGTGAGGAGATGCAGCGTGCTTCTCGTCTCCAGACAGAGCAGACCTTTATGGGTGCTCATCAGGCAAACCTCAATGCTGGTGTTCTCAACAATGCCACAGATAATGGCATCAATGCCTTCCGCCAGCAGACTATGGGTGGTATGAACAACATGGGTCAGATGGGCGGAGCTCCTCAGATGCCAGGTCAGAAAGGCATGGGTGGTGCACCTCAGATGCCGGGAATGGGTGCTGCTATTCCTCAGGTACAGTATTATATTGGCATCAATGGCCAGCAGTATGGTCCATGCGATTGGAACAAGCTCCAGCAGCTCGTTCAGCAGGGTCAGCTCACCCAGCAGTCATACGTTTGGAAGAATGGCATGGCGCAGTGGGAGTTTGCCGGCAATGTAGCAGAACTCGCTCCATTGTTCCAAGGCACCGCCCCACAGATGCCGGGAATGCCTCCTACTATGCCGGGGATGTAA
- a CDS encoding ATP-binding protein, translating into MIRRQIQDTIEARIFSGKAIIVIGARQVGKSTLFKMVLENRDEPTLMLNCDEPEVRELLAKANSSELRLLIGNNLIVVIDEAQRVENIGMVLKRITDNFPDVQLLVTGFSSFELQNKLNEPLTGRKFEYHLFPFSTGELMKAHGLLSVKQTLENRLIYGSYPDIMNHETDAKELLYNLSNSYLYKDLLNLESVRRPALLSKLLTALALQVTSEVSYNELAQTVGTDNKTVEKYIDLLEKCYIIFKLNGFSRNLRTELKRAKKFYFYDNGIRNAILQNFAPLALRQDVGALWENFFISERMKVNQNAGRYVNSYFWRTSQQQEIDYLEECDGQFSLFEMKWNPKRANTKFPASFLSAYQVKDKCIVTPENWIDWVIE; encoded by the coding sequence ATGATACGTCGTCAAATACAAGATACAATTGAAGCCCGGATATTTTCCGGGAAGGCTATCATCGTGATTGGAGCCAGACAAGTGGGTAAGAGCACGCTGTTTAAAATGGTGCTCGAGAATCGTGATGAACCTACTCTTATGTTGAATTGCGATGAACCAGAAGTAAGAGAGTTGCTGGCAAAGGCAAATTCTTCTGAGTTGCGTCTGCTTATAGGCAACAATCTTATTGTTGTGATAGACGAGGCTCAACGGGTAGAGAATATCGGGATGGTTTTGAAACGAATCACGGATAATTTCCCAGATGTACAACTCTTGGTGACAGGTTTCTCCTCTTTTGAATTGCAGAATAAGCTCAACGAACCTTTGACAGGACGCAAGTTTGAGTACCATCTTTTCCCTTTTTCTACAGGAGAACTGATGAAGGCTCATGGACTGCTTAGTGTAAAACAAACATTAGAGAATCGGCTTATTTATGGTTCTTATCCAGATATCATGAATCATGAGACGGATGCAAAGGAGTTGCTGTATAATTTGTCTAACAGTTATCTGTATAAGGACTTGTTGAATTTAGAAAGTGTTCGGCGCCCAGCCCTGTTGTCCAAGCTGCTTACTGCCTTGGCACTGCAGGTTACAAGTGAAGTTTCATATAATGAGTTGGCGCAAACCGTAGGAACAGATAATAAAACGGTAGAGAAGTACATTGATTTGCTCGAAAAGTGTTATATCATATTCAAGTTGAATGGCTTTAGTCGCAACTTACGTACGGAGTTGAAACGTGCTAAGAAATTCTACTTTTATGATAATGGAATACGTAATGCTATTTTGCAAAACTTTGCACCTCTTGCTCTCCGGCAGGATGTGGGGGCTTTGTGGGAAAACTTCTTCATTAGTGAGCGAATGAAGGTCAATCAAAATGCTGGACGATATGTAAACAGCTATTTTTGGCGTACCAGTCAGCAGCAGGAGATTGATTATCTGGAGGAGTGTGATGGTCAGTTTTCCCTGTTTGAAATGAAGTGGAATCCTAAGCGTGCCAATACAAAGTTCCCGGCCTCTTTCCTTTCTGCTTATCAGGTGAAAGATAAGTGCATCGTTACGCCTGAAAATTGGATAGATTGGGTTATAGAGTGA